Proteins encoded by one window of Winogradskyella sp. PG-2:
- the ccsA gene encoding cytochrome c biogenesis protein CcsA yields MQKKIANFLFSTRLTAVLFIVYAAAMATGTILDRNMETSPTPYTRELIYNAWWFEAIMVFFIINFIGNIFRFRLHKKEKWATLILHLAFIFILFGAFVTRYIGYEGMMAIREGETESQFRSLKTYVSAYVVGDYKVNGVLQRYNFQREVDFSPRLDNDFDETISYDETPVNFKLQKYIKGAEKDIIPDENGESYLKIVEAGDGRPHNHFLKEGEVTNMHNVLISLNKEQEGAINITNTEEGIFIKSPYEGEYMTMATRATGKLVKDSLQPLALRSRYLIGNMQLVFPKPVIKGVFDIVKKPTILKNDEDGIVMDVSVNGETKSVNILGGKGTYVNFEEVEVGGLDVALRYGSRLEQLPFQIKLNDFIAEKYPGTEKAYSSYESKVTVLDKNKGDFDYHIYMNHILDHGGYRFFQASFDPDEKGTILSVNNDRWGTYITYAGYMLLYFGLMAILFAKNTRFDDIRKRLNKLKDKKAKMMSMILIMFSLSGFAQEHSANDGHDHAPEKPAKAQLDSLLKANITPKAHTDKFAEMVIQDYSGRMMPVHTYASEMLRKISKSDVYEDMDATQIFLSIQESRMLWYNMPVIYLTPRKADSIRTIIGVDKDEKYVSLLDFFTGTGRNKLGPYIEDAFKAQIPSGFQKEVKDTYGRLSLLSDAIEGRSIKIFPVPEDENNKWISSFEYKQEGYKNILKDSLYAGFVDKGFSYYLMTLNKAKQTGDFTNANKLLDDFKRTQQKLGGDVMLTEDKIKTEILYNKYDIFKKLFSWYMYAGALLFVLIIVQIFWSYNKILNLIIKILVGIIVGLFLLHTAGLIARWYLSGHAPWSDAYESMIYVAWATMLFGLLLARNKRNKKANESSVGKSIAGMVIPLYGLFGKTSSDITVGAAAFVTSMILMIAHWNWMDPAIANLEPVLQGYWLMIHVSVIVGSYGPFTLGMILGFVALILMIFTNKKNKAKMDINIKELTIINEMALTVGLVMLTIGNFLGGMWANESWGRYWGWDPKETWALISIMIYAFVIHMRLVPGLRGRWLFNLMSILAYGSILMTYFGVNFYLAGLHSYASGDQILSFEIIAKTLVFVTIIGSLAYWKYKLFYKK; encoded by the coding sequence ATGCAAAAGAAAATCGCTAATTTCCTATTCTCCACTAGACTTACTGCCGTTTTATTTATTGTTTACGCTGCTGCAATGGCAACAGGAACAATTTTAGACAGAAACATGGAGACTTCACCAACGCCATATACGAGAGAATTGATTTATAATGCATGGTGGTTCGAAGCGATTATGGTGTTTTTTATTATCAATTTTATTGGTAATATCTTTAGGTTTAGATTACATAAAAAGGAAAAGTGGGCAACACTTATTTTACATCTAGCATTTATTTTTATCCTTTTTGGCGCTTTTGTAACTAGGTATATTGGTTATGAAGGTATGATGGCGATTAGAGAAGGAGAAACTGAGAGTCAATTTAGATCGTTAAAGACTTATGTTTCGGCATATGTAGTTGGTGATTATAAAGTCAATGGTGTACTACAGCGTTATAATTTTCAGCGTGAAGTAGATTTTTCCCCTAGATTAGATAACGATTTTGATGAAACGATTTCTTATGATGAAACTCCTGTAAATTTTAAACTTCAAAAATATATTAAAGGAGCTGAGAAGGATATTATTCCTGATGAAAATGGTGAAAGCTATTTAAAAATTGTCGAAGCTGGTGATGGCAGACCACATAATCATTTTTTGAAAGAAGGTGAAGTTACCAACATGCATAACGTTCTTATTTCCTTGAATAAGGAACAAGAAGGTGCCATAAATATTACGAATACAGAAGAAGGAATTTTTATAAAGTCTCCTTATGAAGGTGAGTACATGACAATGGCGACTAGAGCCACAGGTAAATTAGTTAAAGACAGTCTACAACCTTTAGCATTACGTTCTCGTTATCTTATAGGTAATATGCAATTAGTGTTTCCTAAACCTGTGATCAAAGGAGTTTTTGATATTGTAAAAAAGCCAACTATTTTAAAGAATGATGAAGACGGTATTGTCATGGATGTTTCTGTTAATGGAGAAACCAAAAGTGTAAACATTTTAGGTGGTAAAGGAACATATGTTAATTTTGAAGAAGTCGAGGTTGGTGGTTTAGATGTGGCCTTACGTTATGGTTCGAGATTAGAACAGTTGCCTTTTCAAATAAAGCTGAATGATTTTATAGCAGAAAAATATCCAGGAACTGAAAAAGCATATTCGTCTTACGAAAGTAAAGTGACCGTTTTAGATAAAAACAAAGGTGATTTTGATTATCATATTTACATGAATCATATATTGGATCATGGTGGTTATCGTTTTTTTCAGGCAAGTTTTGATCCAGATGAAAAAGGAACTATCCTTTCTGTAAACAATGATCGTTGGGGGACATATATTACTTATGCAGGTTATATGTTGTTGTACTTTGGCTTAATGGCTATTTTATTTGCTAAGAACACACGTTTTGATGATATAAGAAAACGCCTTAACAAATTAAAAGATAAAAAAGCTAAGATGATGAGTATGATTCTCATCATGTTTAGTCTTTCTGGTTTTGCACAAGAGCACTCTGCAAATGACGGTCATGACCATGCACCAGAGAAACCAGCAAAAGCGCAGTTAGATTCTTTACTCAAAGCCAATATAACACCAAAAGCGCATACTGATAAGTTTGCAGAGATGGTGATTCAAGATTATAGTGGTCGTATGATGCCTGTTCATACATATGCATCAGAAATGCTAAGAAAAATTAGTAAGAGTGATGTGTATGAAGATATGGACGCGACTCAGATATTCTTGTCCATTCAAGAAAGTCGAATGCTTTGGTACAATATGCCAGTAATTTATCTTACACCTAGGAAAGCAGATTCTATAAGAACAATAATTGGTGTAGATAAAGATGAGAAATACGTAAGCTTACTCGATTTTTTTACAGGAACCGGGAGAAACAAATTAGGACCTTACATAGAAGACGCATTTAAAGCACAAATACCAAGCGGTTTTCAAAAGGAAGTTAAAGATACTTACGGACGTCTTAGTTTATTATCTGATGCTATCGAAGGTAGATCTATTAAGATATTTCCCGTGCCGGAAGATGAAAACAATAAATGGATTTCTTCTTTTGAATATAAGCAAGAGGGTTATAAAAATATTTTAAAAGACTCATTATATGCTGGTTTTGTAGATAAAGGTTTTAGTTATTACCTCATGACTCTGAATAAAGCAAAGCAAACAGGTGATTTTACTAATGCGAATAAATTATTAGATGATTTTAAACGTACCCAACAAAAATTGGGAGGAGATGTTATGCTAACTGAGGATAAAATAAAGACTGAAATACTATACAATAAGTACGATATTTTTAAAAAGTTGTTTAGTTGGTACATGTATGCAGGTGCTTTACTTTTTGTTTTAATCATAGTACAGATTTTCTGGTCATATAACAAAATTTTAAACCTTATCATTAAGATATTAGTTGGTATTATAGTTGGTTTATTTTTATTACATACTGCAGGCTTAATTGCGAGATGGTATTTATCTGGTCATGCACCTTGGAGTGATGCCTATGAATCTATGATTTATGTAGCTTGGGCAACTATGTTATTTGGGTTGCTTTTAGCTCGAAACAAAAGAAACAAAAAGGCTAATGAATCTAGTGTAGGTAAATCAATAGCAGGAATGGTTATTCCTTTATATGGTTTATTTGGTAAAACATCGTCAGACATTACAGTTGGTGCAGCTGCTTTTGTTACCTCAATGATTTTAATGATTGCGCATTGGAATTGGATGGATCCTGCAATAGCTAATTTAGAACCTGTTTTACAAGGTTATTGGTTAATGATTCATGTGTCTGTTATTGTTGGTAGTTATGGTCCTTTTACTTTAGGAATGATTTTAGGTTTCGTCGCTTTAATACTTATGATTTTTACCAATAAGAAGAATAAAGCTAAAATGGATATTAACATCAAAGAGCTTACAATTATTAATGAAATGGCTTTGACTGTTGGATTAGTAATGCTAACTATTGGTAATTTCCTCGGAGGTATGTGGGCCAATGAAAGTTGGGGACGTTATTGGGGTTGGGACCCAAAAGAGACTTGGGCTTTGATAAGTATAATGATATATGCATTTGTAATACATATGAGATTGGTACCAGGTTTGCGAGGACGTTGGTTATTTAACCTAATGTCTATTTTAGCTTATGGAAGTATTTTGATGACCTATTTTGGAGTTAACTTTTATTTAGCAGGACTACACTCTTATGCAAGTGGTGACCAAATATTGAGTTTTGAAATTATTGCTAAAACACTAGTTTTTGTTACTATAATAGGCTCTTTAGCCTATTGGAAATATAAACTCTTTTACAAAAAATAA
- a CDS encoding MATE family efflux transporter codes for MQPNKISIKQFFKYFKIAVSGKEKDFTSGSIRRAVFMLSIPMILEMLMESIFAIVDIFYVSRVSVNAVATIGLTESVITLVYAVAIGLSMAATAIVARRIGEQDKDGASQAAVQVIGLGIVVASLISIIGILYPKEILQLMGGEPDLIAEGYGYTQILLEGNVTIMLLFLINAIFRGAGDASIAMWALIVSNGLNIILDPIFIFGIGPVPAYGVKGAAVATTIGRGTAVIFQLLILFYGWSKIKITFKDLVFRAAVMLNLIKVSLGGIFQFFIGTSSWVFLMRIMSEFGSEVLAGYTIAIRVMMFTLMPAWGMSNAAATLVGQNLGAKKPERAEDSVWKTGKFSAIFMGLVSVVYLILAPQIISWFTPEIEVIKNGALCLRVFASGYIFYGYGMVITNSFNGAGDTYTPTIINSFCYWLFQLPFAYLMAIYYDFGPIGVFIAITLAQVILTIVSIIWFKKGHWKSVNV; via the coding sequence ATGCAACCCAATAAAATTTCAATTAAACAATTTTTCAAATATTTTAAAATTGCCGTTTCTGGTAAGGAAAAAGATTTCACATCTGGCAGTATTAGAAGGGCAGTTTTTATGCTTTCAATTCCAATGATATTGGAAATGCTGATGGAATCAATTTTTGCTATTGTAGATATATTCTATGTATCTAGAGTTAGTGTAAATGCAGTCGCAACTATAGGTCTTACAGAGTCAGTTATTACATTAGTATATGCAGTAGCAATTGGTTTAAGTATGGCAGCTACAGCCATTGTAGCTAGGAGAATTGGTGAACAAGATAAAGACGGAGCATCTCAAGCAGCAGTTCAGGTTATAGGATTAGGTATTGTCGTAGCATCATTAATTAGTATTATTGGGATACTTTATCCAAAAGAGATTCTTCAACTAATGGGAGGTGAGCCAGATCTTATTGCCGAAGGCTATGGCTATACACAAATATTACTTGAAGGAAACGTAACTATAATGTTACTGTTCTTAATTAATGCTATTTTTAGAGGTGCTGGTGATGCTTCAATTGCAATGTGGGCTTTAATAGTATCTAATGGACTGAATATTATTTTAGATCCTATATTTATTTTTGGTATCGGTCCCGTTCCTGCCTATGGTGTTAAGGGGGCAGCAGTAGCTACAACTATAGGTAGGGGTACGGCAGTAATATTTCAATTATTAATTTTATTCTATGGTTGGAGTAAAATAAAAATAACTTTTAAAGATTTAGTATTTAGGGCTGCTGTAATGCTTAATCTTATAAAAGTATCGTTAGGTGGTATTTTTCAGTTTTTTATTGGGACATCATCTTGGGTCTTTTTAATGCGTATAATGAGTGAATTTGGAAGTGAGGTACTTGCAGGTTATACTATTGCTATTAGAGTAATGATGTTTACTTTAATGCCAGCTTGGGGAATGAGTAATGCAGCTGCGACTTTAGTGGGACAAAACTTAGGAGCTAAAAAGCCTGAGCGTGCAGAAGATTCAGTCTGGAAAACAGGGAAGTTTAGTGCTATTTTTATGGGATTGGTTTCTGTTGTTTATCTAATTTTAGCACCTCAAATCATTTCTTGGTTTACACCAGAAATAGAAGTTATTAAAAATGGGGCTCTATGTTTAAGAGTTTTTGCATCAGGATATATATTCTATGGCTATGGTATGGTAATTACTAATTCATTTAATGGGGCAGGAGATACTTATACACCAACAATAATTAACTCATTTTGTTATTGGTTATTCCAATTACCTTTTGCTTATCTAATGGCAATCTATTATGATTTTGGACCGATTGGTGTTTTTATTGCTATTACATTGGCTCAAGTTATTTTAACTATTGTAAGTATTATATGGTTTAAAAAAGGGCATTGGAAATCCGTAAATGTTTAA
- a CDS encoding T9SS type A sorting domain-containing protein: MRTFIKFQCVLLFAFCFSFSFAQSETQIVRIDFQNTEGYTRHLALGFVPDNSATDGVDYGYDAPYVEDLQDDLNWMIEDNRYIIQGVGAFDTNKYYPLGMFLSNGGDISISLNALENFDEDIDVYLYDLELDTYTLLNNSDFNKNLFADNYLNRFYIAFSTSAHLDINSDNLLSNNDNDHLKSLKIWHSNNNLYVKGVEPSIDNSIAIYNFEGKILSEEKMYRESHVINTSEMTTGIYMVRIKSDQFSHTAKVCITN; encoded by the coding sequence ATGAGAACTTTTATTAAATTTCAATGTGTACTATTGTTCGCATTTTGTTTTAGCTTTTCTTTTGCCCAATCCGAAACACAAATTGTTCGTATTGACTTTCAAAATACTGAAGGGTATACACGTCATTTAGCATTAGGTTTTGTTCCAGATAACTCTGCTACTGATGGTGTAGATTATGGATATGATGCACCTTATGTAGAAGATTTGCAAGATGATTTAAATTGGATGATTGAAGACAACCGTTATATTATACAAGGTGTTGGTGCATTTGATACAAATAAATATTATCCATTAGGAATGTTCTTATCAAACGGAGGTGATATATCTATCTCTCTTAACGCATTAGAAAACTTTGATGAAGACATAGACGTTTATCTTTATGATTTAGAATTAGATACTTATACACTTTTAAATAATTCTGATTTTAATAAAAATTTATTTGCAGATAATTATCTTAATCGTTTTTATATAGCGTTTTCCACTTCTGCTCACTTAGATATAAATAGTGACAACTTATTATCAAATAATGATAATGATCATTTAAAAAGTTTAAAAATTTGGCATTCAAATAATAATTTATATGTTAAAGGTGTTGAGCCTAGTATAGATAATTCAATAGCTATATATAATTTTGAGGGTAAAATACTATCTGAAGAAAAAATGTATCGAGAAAGTCATGTGATTAATACTTCAGAAATGACTACTGGTATTTATATGGTCAGAATTAAATCTGATCAATTTTCTCACACTGCAAAAGTTTGTATAACTAATTAG
- a CDS encoding trans-sulfuration enzyme family protein: protein MSKKKLGLNTICTHIGEVKDEQFKGAVSPMYLSSSYEFLDVDVKRYPRYFNTPNQEYLSKKIAALEHTESAMIFGSGMAAISTMFLAFLQKGDHLVVQNTLYGGTVNFIKEELPKYGIEYTFTNGYTIKDFEAATQPNTKLIHIETPSNPLMTITNIEAIAKLGKSKKIITSIDNTFASPVNQNPIDFGIDMVMHSATKYFGGHSDICAGAVASSEEHIQRIWNVGKNLGGSLSDMTVWMLERSMKTLGLRVKAQTSNAMKMAKWLNKHPKVSKVYYPGLKSHPEYKLAKSQMSGFGAMLSFELTDDLDSCQFQKQLKLIKSSMSLAGIESTVISPHLTSHALLTQEERDNIGISDQLIRFSVGIEAIKDLKRDIDNAIKNISN, encoded by the coding sequence ATGTCAAAGAAGAAATTAGGCCTTAATACTATTTGCACGCATATTGGCGAAGTAAAAGACGAACAATTTAAAGGTGCCGTATCACCTATGTATCTCAGTTCCTCTTATGAATTTTTAGATGTAGATGTAAAACGATATCCGAGATATTTTAATACTCCAAATCAGGAGTATTTGTCAAAAAAAATAGCGGCTTTAGAGCATACTGAATCAGCGATGATATTTGGTTCAGGTATGGCAGCAATTAGCACCATGTTTCTGGCATTTTTACAAAAGGGAGATCATTTGGTAGTGCAAAATACGTTATATGGTGGTACAGTAAATTTTATAAAAGAAGAATTGCCTAAATATGGTATAGAATATACTTTTACAAATGGTTACACTATTAAAGATTTTGAAGCAGCTACACAGCCAAACACAAAATTAATTCATATAGAAACACCTTCAAATCCTTTAATGACCATTACAAATATTGAGGCTATTGCCAAATTAGGTAAATCGAAAAAAATTATAACTTCAATAGATAACACATTTGCTTCTCCAGTAAATCAAAACCCTATAGATTTTGGTATTGATATGGTGATGCATTCCGCAACAAAATATTTTGGGGGTCATAGTGATATATGTGCAGGTGCAGTAGCTAGTTCTGAAGAACATATACAACGCATATGGAATGTTGGAAAAAACCTAGGAGGAAGTCTAAGTGATATGACGGTCTGGATGCTTGAGCGGAGTATGAAAACATTAGGACTTAGAGTAAAAGCACAGACTAGTAATGCAATGAAAATGGCAAAATGGTTGAATAAGCATCCTAAAGTTTCTAAAGTGTATTATCCTGGACTGAAATCACACCCAGAATATAAATTAGCTAAATCTCAAATGAGTGGTTTTGGTGCGATGCTGTCTTTTGAGTTAACGGATGACTTAGATTCATGTCAATTTCAAAAGCAATTAAAGCTCATAAAATCGTCTATGAGCTTGGCCGGTATTGAAAGTACTGTCATCTCACCACATCTAACATCTCATGCATTATTAACTCAAGAAGAGCGAGATAACATAGGAATAAGTGACCAGTTAATTCGTTTTTCTGTTGGTATTGAGGCTATTAAAGATTTAAAACGCGATATAGATAACGCAATTAAAAATATTTCAAATTAG
- the bshB1 gene encoding bacillithiol biosynthesis deacetylase BshB1, which produces MKLDILAIGAHPDDVELGCGAMIAKEVFNGKKVGIIDLTRGELGTRGTAETRDEEAFNSAKILGVHARVNMRFADGFFINDKEHQLEIIKMIRYYQPELVICNAIDDRHIDHGKGSQLVSDACFLSGLRKIETVHKDENTIQESWRPKAVYHYIQWKDLEPDIAVDVSGFMDKKMESVLAYKTQFFDPNSDEPETPISSKNFTDSIEYRARNLGRLIGVEYAEGFTVERYPALDSLFDLK; this is translated from the coding sequence ATGAAACTAGATATATTAGCAATAGGAGCGCATCCTGATGATGTAGAATTGGGTTGCGGAGCTATGATAGCCAAAGAAGTTTTTAATGGTAAAAAAGTTGGAATTATTGATCTTACAAGAGGAGAATTGGGTACAAGAGGTACGGCTGAAACTAGAGATGAAGAGGCATTTAATTCTGCAAAAATTTTGGGTGTACACGCTAGAGTTAATATGCGTTTTGCTGATGGTTTTTTTATAAACGATAAGGAGCATCAATTAGAGATTATAAAAATGATACGTTACTATCAACCCGAACTCGTTATTTGTAACGCTATTGATGATAGACATATTGATCATGGAAAAGGGAGTCAGTTGGTAAGTGATGCTTGCTTTTTAAGTGGTCTTAGAAAAATTGAAACAGTCCATAAAGACGAAAATACCATACAAGAGTCTTGGAGACCAAAAGCGGTATATCATTATATACAATGGAAAGATTTAGAACCTGATATAGCTGTTGATGTTTCTGGTTTTATGGATAAAAAAATGGAATCTGTATTGGCTTATAAAACTCAATTTTTTGATCCTAATAGCGATGAGCCAGAAACTCCTATATCTAGTAAAAATTTTACCGATAGTATTGAGTATAGGGCAAGAAATTTAGGACGTTTAATAGGTGTAGAGTATGCTGAAGGGTTTACGGTAGAACGTTACCCAGCCTTAGACTCATTGTTTGATTTAAAATAG
- a CDS encoding M28 family metallopeptidase has protein sequence MKKLVFTFFITALIISCGTSSKSNTSSAQKTEMVDASEFASSITIEELKTMLYKYASDEFEGRETGEKGQKMAVEYLKSQYKALGIETPLGNDDYFQEVPLKKQSVSEAVISINGANFKSFEDHIVLRASGSIDVSLDEIIYVGYGIDADNYSDYKNIDVKGKIVLAKAGEPKDESGNYVTSGNSEDTKWTNGRQSLSSKRDAATENGASGLIYMDDNLFARYAPYYQRLAAAGSSGRLSLVSNKPGLTMLMVNKNFAKALHPPIAEDDTSKSIKTKMELSIENKSEAVTSENVVAFIKGSEKPDEILVISAHLDHEGVKDGQVYNGADDDGSGTIAILEIAEAFKMAEKAGSGPKRSILFLHVTGEEKGLLGSRHYTDNDPIFPLENTVADLNIDMIGRTDPKRKEGDRNYIYLIGSDKLSTDLHNLSEDVNKKYTNVELDYTYNDENDPNRYYYRSDHYNFAKNNVPVIFYFNGTHDDYHKPTDTADKIEYDLLENRTRLVFHTAWEIANRDERIVVDKATD, from the coding sequence ATGAAAAAACTAGTATTCACCTTTTTTATAACCGCATTAATTATAAGTTGCGGAACATCTTCTAAAAGTAATACATCTTCTGCTCAAAAAACAGAAATGGTAGACGCGTCAGAGTTTGCATCTTCAATTACAATTGAAGAATTAAAAACAATGCTTTATAAGTATGCTTCTGATGAATTTGAAGGGAGAGAAACTGGAGAAAAAGGTCAGAAAATGGCTGTTGAGTATTTAAAATCTCAGTACAAAGCTCTTGGTATTGAAACACCTTTAGGTAATGACGATTATTTTCAAGAAGTGCCATTAAAAAAGCAAAGTGTCTCAGAAGCAGTAATTTCAATTAATGGGGCGAATTTCAAAAGTTTTGAAGACCATATAGTTTTAAGAGCCTCTGGTAGTATCGACGTTTCTTTAGACGAAATTATATATGTTGGTTATGGTATTGACGCTGATAACTATTCAGACTACAAAAACATCGATGTAAAGGGTAAAATTGTTTTAGCAAAAGCAGGGGAACCAAAAGATGAATCAGGCAATTATGTAACTTCTGGTAATTCTGAGGATACTAAATGGACTAATGGAAGACAATCTTTATCGAGTAAAAGAGATGCCGCAACAGAAAACGGTGCATCTGGATTAATTTACATGGATGATAATTTATTTGCTAGATATGCACCATACTATCAAAGATTGGCTGCAGCTGGAAGTTCTGGACGTTTATCATTAGTAAGTAACAAACCTGGATTGACAATGCTTATGGTCAATAAGAATTTCGCAAAAGCTTTACATCCACCCATTGCAGAAGATGATACCTCTAAATCTATAAAAACTAAAATGGAATTATCCATAGAAAATAAATCAGAAGCTGTTACATCCGAAAATGTTGTTGCATTTATTAAAGGTTCAGAAAAACCTGATGAAATTTTGGTGATTTCTGCACACTTAGATCACGAAGGTGTTAAAGATGGTCAAGTATATAATGGCGCTGACGATGATGGTTCGGGTACTATTGCAATATTAGAAATTGCAGAAGCATTTAAAATGGCTGAAAAAGCAGGTAGTGGCCCAAAACGCTCAATTCTATTTTTGCATGTAACAGGTGAAGAAAAAGGACTTTTAGGTTCTAGACATTATACAGATAATGACCCAATATTTCCTTTAGAAAATACAGTAGCAGATCTTAATATTGATATGATAGGCAGAACAGATCCTAAGCGAAAAGAAGGTGATAGAAACTATATTTACTTAATAGGAAGTGATAAGTTAAGTACAGATTTGCACAATCTTTCTGAGGATGTAAATAAAAAATATACTAATGTTGAGTTAGACTATACCTATAATGATGAAAATGATCCTAATCGCTACTACTACCGTTCAGATCATTACAATTTTGCAAAGAATAATGTCCCAGTAATTTTTTACTTTAATGGTACACATGACGATTATCATAAACCAACTGACACAGCAGATAAGATTGAATATGACTTATTAGAAAACAGAACACGCTTAGTGTTTCATACAGCTTGGGAAATTGCTAATAGAGATGAGAGAATTGTAGTAGACAAAGCTACTGATTAG
- a CDS encoding M28 family metallopeptidase: protein MKVLVASALILVGSCSTLRHSEKIDNLKESIEYDDEAIVKQYLNTISKEELKIYVEEVSSDKYNGRLTGEEGHNQVCDYIRNYYKSQNIKAPESHPNYYQKVPKEELPNDLKDSQNIIAYIEGSEFPDEYVYITAHSDHEGVIDGEIYNGADDNGSGTAAVFEIAEAFSMAIEDGYRPKRSIVFLHVTAEEVGLHGSRYYTDHPIFPLETTVSTLNIDMIGRVDERHKENENYIYLIGADKMSTELHFIAQEANSTFTNLELDYTYNADNDHNGYYYRSDHYNFATKGVPVIFFFNGEHEDYTKPTDTADKINYPLLAKRTKLIFATAWYLANAPNRLKVEII from the coding sequence ATGAAAGTATTAGTTGCGTCAGCACTTATTCTTGTTGGTTCTTGTTCAACATTAAGACACAGTGAAAAAATTGACAACTTAAAAGAAAGTATTGAATACGATGATGAAGCTATTGTAAAACAGTACTTAAATACAATCAGTAAAGAAGAATTAAAAATATATGTCGAAGAAGTATCTTCAGACAAATATAATGGGAGATTAACTGGTGAAGAAGGTCATAATCAAGTATGTGACTATATCAGAAATTATTACAAGTCACAAAACATTAAGGCTCCTGAATCTCATCCAAATTACTATCAAAAAGTACCAAAAGAAGAACTTCCTAATGATTTAAAAGATTCTCAAAACATTATTGCATATATAGAAGGATCTGAATTTCCGGATGAATATGTTTATATAACTGCCCATTCAGATCATGAAGGTGTAATTGACGGGGAAATATATAATGGTGCAGATGATAACGGATCTGGTACTGCAGCAGTTTTTGAAATTGCTGAAGCATTTAGTATGGCAATTGAAGATGGATATCGTCCAAAAAGAAGTATTGTATTCTTACATGTAACTGCAGAGGAAGTAGGTCTTCATGGATCACGTTATTACACAGATCATCCAATTTTTCCTTTAGAAACTACAGTTTCAACATTAAATATTGATATGATTGGCAGAGTTGATGAGCGCCATAAGGAAAATGAAAATTACATTTATCTTATTGGCGCAGACAAAATGAGTACCGAATTGCACTTTATTGCTCAAGAAGCTAATTCAACATTCACAAATTTAGAATTGGACTATACTTATAATGCAGATAATGATCATAATGGATATTATTATAGGTCTGACCATTATAATTTTGCAACAAAAGGAGTACCTGTGATTTTCTTTTTCAATGGAGAGCACGAGGATTATACCAAACCGACAGATACAGCAGACAAAATAAATTACCCTTTACTTGCAAAACGTACAAAATTAATATTTGCGACTGCTTGGTACTTAGCAAATGCACCAAACCGCTTGAAAGTTGAAATTATTTAG
- a CDS encoding DUF3108 domain-containing protein — translation MKPIALVVIILISLNSFSQNKTIRAGEKLVYNASYNVFGLLTDIAQVKMETSEVKANKSILLRLKCTVTTYEKWDDFFRIRDLYESYVNPKTLTPYLYKRDVNEGGVYKFMQYKYNHKSKLVKSLKRTKNKKGETLDENKSVRVSSATKDLVSTLYSIRNMDLDIFSPGDEENLPIIYDNIETTLTVKYHKKETVSTEIGNTECHKLALSIKGSDILKDNNDNFLWLTADAKKIPVYAKIKTSLGNGEFKIVSATEQ, via the coding sequence ATGAAACCAATTGCTTTAGTAGTAATCATTTTAATAAGCTTAAATAGTTTTTCTCAAAATAAGACTATTAGAGCTGGTGAGAAATTGGTTTATAATGCTTCTTATAATGTCTTTGGCTTATTAACAGACATTGCACAAGTAAAAATGGAAACAAGCGAAGTAAAGGCTAATAAAAGTATTTTATTGCGTTTAAAGTGCACTGTAACTACATATGAAAAATGGGATGATTTTTTTAGAATAAGAGATCTTTATGAAAGTTATGTCAACCCAAAGACATTAACACCTTATTTATATAAAAGAGATGTTAATGAAGGTGGTGTGTACAAATTTATGCAATATAAGTATAATCATAAATCCAAACTTGTAAAAAGCTTAAAACGCACAAAGAATAAAAAAGGAGAAACTTTAGACGAAAATAAATCAGTTAGAGTTAGTTCCGCCACAAAGGACTTAGTGAGTACATTATATAGTATTAGAAATATGGACTTAGATATTTTTAGTCCTGGAGATGAAGAAAACCTCCCTATTATATATGATAATATAGAAACCACTCTAACTGTAAAGTATCATAAAAAAGAAACTGTTTCTACAGAAATTGGTAATACTGAATGTCATAAACTTGCCTTATCAATTAAAGGTAGCGATATACTAAAAGATAATAATGATAACTTTCTGTGGTTAACAGCTGATGCTAAAAAAATCCCGGTATACGCAAAAATCAAAACTTCTTTAGGAAATGGAGAGTTTAAAATTGTATCAGCAACTGAGCAGTAA